The DNA window GGATTTAAACAAGATACCACTGCAAGGGTCTTGCCACCACCGCTTCCACCACAATCATCAAATTTGCCACCTTTACCTCCAAGGCCCCCATTGCAACCTGATATGGTAGCTCCTGGAGCAATGAGAtttccgccgccaccgccgccgccagatTCAAGGCCACAGTTTATGGCTCCTGGAGTTACCaggccgcctccacctcctccagGATTACCCCCAGCTCAGATGCCGATGCCACCATATGGCGTACTTCCTGGTCCGCCACCAATGCCTAGGCCTCCATTTTTGCCAGGACCCCCTATGCATCCAGAAGAGTTTGCTGCCTTTGGACCAAGGCCTCAGTTACCTCAGCAGCCATCATATGTGAAGTCAGCAGCCCCAACAGTTGTCAAGAGACCATTAGCACAGCACACTCCTGAGCTGACGGCTATGGTATGTTAACCACCTTCACATTATTACTTGAGTTTTTTTGATCTCCAATAGTTTTGTGATACAATTTGCTCATTCTGCTTTAAATTATTTGCAGGTGCCTGCATCGGTTCGGGTCAAGAGAGAATCCGCCCTCCCGAAACCAAAACCAAaggcgcagcagcagcagcagcagtcatCAACACCATCCATTTCAAAGCCTTCAGTGACCCTTATAAGAAGCGATGCTCGGCCTTCCTCATCAGCACCCAAGCCGCCAAGCATGGATGATTCATATATGGCATTCTTGGAAGATATGAAGGAATTAGGTGCTCTTGATGGGTAACTCAAGTAGAGATGTCTGATTGCACTATAGCTTCTGCTGTCTGAACATGAGCCCCATCATTGATCTGTGGCTACTGAATCCTTCTCAGATACTTGAGATCATTTCATATGTCCCAAAAGAAAACCTTGAGATTAGTTTAGTTGAAAATTGGGAAAACAATTGTAATCAACCTTTTGATAACTGTGCTGTTATGCTGCCCAACTGCGCAATGATAACTAGAGTCTTTGAAACTTGAATGGTTGGCTCTAGCTGGGATATCTCCCAGCTGTAGGTTCAACGATCCCCCTGGCAGATTTGGATATAGTACCAGTCGTGGTGAACACTACTGTGTGcgcttttttcttttcttttttcctgtTTGAGGCCAGCAATTGGAGTTCTTCATATATGCTTGTGGAAAACAAGTAGCAGCTGTTGTGGAAATTGTAATGTTTGTGAATGCCGGTGCCgaccagccctatttgtgaatgACGAGCTGCGCATTTATAAATTCTGTAGATATCTGTTCCCAATTGAATGCATCACCTTTTATTTTGACGAGCTGGGATTCTCTGCTTACAGGTTCTTGTATGCCTGGCGCTGCCTCTGTTCATGCATCGCACTATGAAGCCTGCCCAGATTTCATGAGATACACACAGCTACTCATGTTTCATGCCTTCACGTCTTCCTGAGGAATCATTGACGGTTCTGTGTCGGTCTAGGTAACAAGGCACCTCGTCCAGCAGTCCTTTGGAAACTTTTCTTATCGCCTCAACATGTATATACAGCTCATTTCGTGCCCGTTTGATGATGCAGTAAACCCATGACACCGATGCGAAAAGTTCGTCACTTACAGAGCTGGCTTGAAGAGCTTGTGTGCACTATTTCGGAAATTTCCCGATTTCGAAATGTTTCAATTCCCTGGTAGTACAAATGTTAAGTCCACAGCTGAGTTGACATCtgttcaaaaaaagaaaaagcaTCCGATTGGCTAACTAATCTTGCCAGAAGGACATATAACTTGAACTGGACTAACCAGACTGATCTTTCACTCATGTTTTGTACAATCAGTTTGACTTTGTTTAGTCCACGAGCAACCGGAAATATTCCTCGGTTCCCTAACTCTACACAAGGTAGAAAGGAGACAGAGCACCTGCACTACTATTTTGTTGAAGTACCTTCATATGAATTGAACCTAGCCAAGTCAACACACAATACATTGTGTCGCAAAGTTGCTATTTTACACCCAGTGGCAAAACGCACATGGGGCAACAACAGCATGATGAGACCTGCTATAAGCAGTTGGCGGCTGCATTTACATGAATTATTGTATGTCCGCAATTACGAAATATTTAGAAATCACTCCACGAAAGTTCCACATTTACACGAATTATGAATTATTGAATgacttcaaaaataattacctAGCTCTACAATTTTAGTTTCTTTTTCCCAAAAATTTTATGaaacttctttttttttcaaaattaaCGATAAAAACTTCACATATGTTGTTGAAACAGACTGGATTTGAAATATAACATGTGAAATGAGAGAATGTACAGCAATCATTTGTGGACTGAGATCACTATCAGGCATGAGAGTAACCAGTGGAACTTCAGCTCCAACTATAACATACGCCGTCAACAAGTGAAAGCTCATCGAGCTCCAACCACTACTGAATGATCAGAAGTTCAGAAGCGGGCTCTGGGTTCAGAAACTGTTTCCCAATTATATGTTCTGTTGACTCGGGAATTCTGAATTAATTCTGAAACTTGTATTTCAGTTCAGAACCACCATCAATCAATTCTTCCCAGAAAGCAGCTTCAGTGTATTGTCAACTCCCTATCTGGTCCATGCACTTGCTACAATTGAGTGTAAGCTCTTGCTGCCTCCTCATTGACTTCAGCATTTCCCATGTAAAATATTTCAAGAACTCCCCTTGGGGGCCTAAAAGAAGCACAGGATGTGGTATCCAAAGTAACCACCTTTTTGTTCCTTTAATTAATCCAAAGCTACAACGACTGAATGCTATCTTTTTTCTCCCAAGGTCAACTATTGCTGCTGGATCGACCTCTTATGAGTTTTGGACGCTCATAAATCACTTGTCACCTGAAGAAATTGACAGGTAGAGATGCTACAACGAATTGTTTATGATGCTGTACTTGTTATCACAAGACAAAAGAAGGGTCAAAAGAAACATTTAAAAACTAGTACATTGCAAATTACAGGCACAGCTATCTTCTGAGGTCAATTCTAAAGGCATAGTATTCGGATGGAATTCCCAAAGAACACAATGCCACAGTTTGCGCCGCATTGCAGCCGATCCAAATCCTTCAGTTACACTATTTCAGATATGAAAAGTTTTGAACTGATTCGGCATTCTTCATACAGCCGGATCCCCCGTTGACAATTTTGCCATCAATTTCACCTTGTCACTTTCACAATCTAAACAGGTACATTTGTCCCCTCTGACGCTTGTGGTTACTGACtttgtttaatcacatgattgAGCATATACCAATCCCCATCTCTGATGATATTATATACACAAGTACTTGTCACCATCCGGCATGTGGACTTCAAAATTTTATCCTACTCAAACAGCCACTTGGTTGTCTCTTTTGATCCCAGTTCTTGGTCAATGCCTGCTTGCCTGCCTCCATAAAGGCCAAGTTGTAGCCCACCATTTCTGCCTCTGAGCAATTCCACACTTCCTCCTCTCCGAGGTGCCATGAGGCCGTCGGCGGTGACCGGGGCGGTgctcgtcgccgccgtgctACTACTTGTCGCCATCAGGGATGGCCATTGCGCGCAATTGTGCATGGAATCAAGTATGCAGTTCCTGAAATTTTCTGTGTGCATATCTAGTAAATAGTAATCGGTGTCTTGATCCTTTGTTGGGAGCTGCAACTGATGCTTGTGATCACGGTGAGCAGCGTTCCCGAGGACGATCAACGGGTCCCTCTCCTTCTGCGGCTACAACGGCACCTCCTGCTGCAACGCCACCGACGACGCCGCCGTCCAGAAGCAGTTCGCGGCCATGAACATCTCCGGCACGCCGTGCGGCGACATCGTCAAGAACATCCTCTGCGCGGTACGGTTGTTTTCGATTCGATGGATctccatggatctctttggGGGCACTCTGGAGCTCATGAAGCGTCTGTTCCTTGCCGTCCGTCCGCAGAGATGCAACCCGTACGCCGGCGAGCTGTTCACCGTCACGACGACGACGCGGACGGTGCCGCTTCTGTGCAGCACCACCGGCGTGTCGAGCCGCCTGAGCACGAAGCCCGCGGCGGCAGCGACGACGGACTACTGCTCGCAGGTGTGGGACACCTGCAAGGACGTGCGCATCCCGGGGTCGCCGTTCCAGGCGCCCaagggaggcgcggcggcgccgaAGCTCACCGACGTGTGGCAGTCCGTGAGCGAGTTCTGCGGCGCGCTGGGCGGCTCCGGCAAGTCGCCCTGCCTCGACGGCGAGGGCGCGGCGTTCAACGACACCCGCCCCCCGCTGCCTGTGAACGGCATGTGCCTGGAGCGCATCGGCAACGGCTCGTACCTCAACATGGCGGCGCACCCGGACGGGTCCAACCGCGTGTTCCTGAGCAACCAGGCCGGCAAGGTGTTCCTGGCCACCGTGCCGGCGCAGGGCTCCGGCAAGACGCTGCAGCTGGACGTGGCGACCCCGTTCCTCGACATCACCGACGAGGTCCACTTCGACAACGAGTTCGGCCTCATGGGGCTCGCCTTCCACCCGGACTTCGCCACCAACGGCCGCTTCTTCGTCTCCTACAACTGCGACAAGACGAAGTCTGCATCGTGCGCCGGCCGGTGCGCGTGCAACTCCGACATCGGCTGCGACCCGGCCAAGCTCGGCTCCGACAACGGCGCGCAGCCGTGCCAGTACCAGACCGTCATCGCCGAGTACACCGCCAACGCCACCTCCGACACGCCGGCGACGGTATCCGATCGATTGTTCCTTACCCAcgcggccgccaccgcctccggcGCCACGCGCGACGATGACTGATGTGCTGCCGTTTGCCCCGTCGTGTCCCTCAGGCGACCTCGGCGAACCCGAAGGAGGTGAGGCGGATCATGACGCTCGGGCTGCCGTTCACGACGCACCACGGCGGGCAGATCCTCTTCGGCCCCTCCGACGGCTACATGTACTTCGCGAtgggcgacggcggcagcgTCGGCGACCCCTGGAACTTCGCGCAGAACAAGAAGTCGATACTCGGCAAGATCATCCGGATCGACGTCAACACCATGCCAAGTAAATTCACCCGATTCACAAAACTGCATCAAGTAAACACCACCAAATTTAATGACCAAATTTTCGCAAAAAAAATAATAACCAAATTTGTCCAAGAGCGTGATCTTTAAAACTAAACGAACTTTGGTAGCAAATTCAGATTTAGGAGTGACCAAATCCTAAGCAGAATTTGCGTATGTGATCTAGAATCTGCAGATTGAACTATCCATCTTGATCAGAACGATGCCGTGATCTGGTGGGAAGCTCTGAATCTGACTCTGACTCTGACAAGGGAGCTCTGCTACATATCTGCAGGTGGCAACACCACTGCTGGCTGGGGAAACTACGGCATCCCCAAGGACAACCCCTCCTCCGCTGATCCCAGCTTTGCGCCGGAGGTCTTCGCCCTCGGCTTCAAGAACCCATGGCGGTGCAGCTTCGACTCCGGCAAGCCGTCCTACATGTACTGCGCCGACGTTGGCCATGTAAACTCTTGTTGCTCTGAATCAAAATCAAAATCGTCATTTTTTTTTGAAGGATTCTGGAGCATTGATTCTGTGCTCTGAATGAAAATCATCGCTTGTCGCTCTGTGCTCTGATCGCCGGCAATCCGTGGGGATTCTGCAGAAGGTGTACGAGGAGGTGGACCTGATCATGAAGGGCGGCAACTACGGGTGGCGCGTGTTCGAGGGCACGCAGCCGTACAAGCCGCTGTCCACGCCCGGCGGCaacacctccgccgcctccatcGACGCCATCGGCCCCGTCATGGGCTACGCCCACAGCTCCGTCAACAGCAACGTCGGCTCCGCCTCCATCACTGGCGGCTACGTCTACCGCTCCACGGTCGACCCCTGCCTCAACGGCCGGTACCTGTATGCCGACCTCTACGCCAAGTCGATGTGGGCCGGGACGGAGTCGCCGGAGGGCAGCGGGCTGTACAACGTGACGGGGCTGACGTTCAGCTGCTCCAAGAGCTCGCCGATCCCCTGCGACGTCGCCGCCGGGAGCGCGCTGCCGTCGCTGGGCTACATCTTCTCCTTCGGCGAGGACAACGCCAAGGACGTGTACCTGCTCACCAGCAAGGGCGTGTACCGGGTGGTCGACCCTGCACAGTGCAGCTACGCGTGCCCCATCAAGAGCTCGGCCCCGGGCGCGTCGCCGAGCTCGGCGGTCAGGGCGCGCGCTCCGGCGTTGGCGACGCTGCTGAACTGCGCGCTGCTCGCCTTGCTGAGCTTGCTGAGCGTTTGAGAACTGTGTGTGGTGTTGTTTTTTGAGTTGAGAATGTTTTGTCGTCATCGTGATGATATGTATGATAATTGTATGTGCAGCAGTTAATCTTTGATTTTGTTTTAGGAATACTTTACAATTTCTTGCCTCGGTTACGGTGAAACATGTCAAATTCCTGAGGTTTCTCTTCCACCTGATCATTTCTTTGAGAGATGTTTGGAAGAAACTCCTAAAGGTTCCTGGTGAACTCAATTGCAATTTAGGATTCCAAGCAGAAAGATCACTTCATTCCTAACTTCCTCAGGTCCCCATCAAAAAATTTCAACGAAATAGTGCTCTTTCCTCTACTGATGATATTGTAGTCGTACATGTTTAGATAAATCTCGTGCACGATTATGAAGGCCCCTTTTGTTTTAGCTAGGGATTCTAAAAGCAGCTTGCAAAGCTAGATTTTGGAAAGCTGAGGCTTAATGCCACTTTTTCTCTTACATGAGGGCACAATAGCATAGTGAGCAAAGACATGACACAATTTGGCAACAGCTGATGGAGAGTTTTGCAGTTGAATTATGAAATTTTGCAAGCTGGGATTTCAAATCTGAGGTTAAAAGCTGGTTGCTAATTTCAGCCCAGGAATTTTGAAAGCAAGAAACCATGATCTCCAGCTTAATAAAAGAAAATGTTGTGTAAAATTTAGATAATCTTGCCCAAAATAAAAATGAACACACAGCTATTAGCTGTCGTTGGAGCCAAAGGTTGTAGACAGGCCGAATATGGCATGATGAACTATACAGTACAGATGAACCTTACAAGCGACCAAACATTTCGCACCATGTTGTAGTACTAAATGAAACTCTTTAAAGTTGTTGATGTGGCATAACTTTGCACTTGCCGAGACAACAGACCATGCACAAAGGGCAACTCCAAATTTTTGAGCTCATGTCATTCTCCGGTCCAGCAATAGTGCAATGGGATCCAAAGGCAACATCAGCTTAATACATGCAGTACCTTCTCCATCTAGGGCGAATGAGAAGAGCCTATGCATCTGAGTGGGACAGTTCAAAGTCAACTACACAGGTGACCAAACAAATCAGGGTCAGATATAGATACAGAACTAATCCTGTTCAATCTTAAAGCTACAATCTACATGTGGAAAAAGTTTCACGAATGCCGGTGGACTGCACTCAGTGTACAGATTTCCTCCATATTCTCATTGACAGCAAGCGCCTAAAACTAATAAAAGGAGGCAATAAAGTTATAGCCTACAGAACTGGCCCCAGGGCAGAATCAATCAGTCTGGCCATAATGCAGCAGCGGTCAATTGATGTGCGCCCTTCATGTAGTGTACATAATCGAAAGCAAAACTTCCCCATGGCCTCCAAGTATGAAATAACACTCGGATAACATTTGAAGAAGCTCGAACCCACTTCCAGTGGAACCTCGCCTCTCCTGTTACTGCAAATCAATGAAGCTATCAGCTCAAACCACCAATATATAGTCGAACCATTCATCACAAGCCCATTGATCTGTCCATACTCAGAAGTCGGAATACCGGCCACCAGCATTCAAATGTATTGAAAAAACTTACTTCCTAACTGTTATCCATGTCATCTTTTACAGTCAGGCTTGGCCCATCATCAAAGCCACCTCCAGGTGCAAGCTCATTTAGATCTAGGAATGTTCTCCCTACACTTTCACTTTCCCTGCTGGGAGCATCCATCTTCTCTATAGgctgctgttgttgctgctcCTGCTGCTCCTCATCTGGTTCTACTTTATTTTCTGCTACAGCATGGTCCTCTTCCATTTTATCATTCACATTATTACCATTTTGCTCATCAGGACTAtcatcctcttcttcctcctcttgctcctGACTCGACGTCGAGAGTTCCATATCGTTCTCTGCATCAGAGCCAGCATCAGGATCTGATGCATCTGATTTCCTTGCCTTTCCTGCCTCTGTATCCGAGTCCGAAAAATCATATTGCCGATAGTTAATACGAGGACGAGAAGAACGCTTGCTGCGCCTGAGACCGCTCTGGATTTCATCAACAGATCTCAGTTTGGTACCTCGCCGGCCCCGTGCTTCCAATTTTTTATGCCTTTGTGGCTCCTCAATATCTTCACTGGTACTCAACGAATattcctcctcttcttcatcatcatcatcagcatCTTCTTCCAACCGGAACTCTTCATCCTCTTCAGAAGCACTCGATGCCTTCTGCTGTTTGCGACTTCTAAGGTATTCCTCATCATACACTGCCTCTCCCATGATATCATCATCACTGTCAAAGTTTGGATCAATATCCGAGACAGCCTCAACAAAATCTTGTGTGTATCTCTGAGATCTTTTCCTCCGCCGATTGCTGTGGCACAACACAAATGCTCATGATCAATTACTATGAGTAAGGCAATGAAATACACCACATGCTAAGACAGGTACCTGCGATCGAGTGCCTCATTTTCTTGTTCACCTTCGCTGTCTCGGTAGTCATCCGACTTCGAAGAATTTCCATCAAATGAATCATTGGCTGTTGGTGAGGGACCATTTAACTTACCATTGCTTGCTGCCTCTGATCTCAGAGGAAGCACCCTTCTATTGGTGGTAGTAGTAGTAGTGACCGGCTCAGCTGAGTTCTCTTCTCTTTTCCTGTACAGGAATGCAAGAGATTATTGCACTAGCACATGTATTTATTCTAAATAAGACATATCAAGGAGAAATCATTTGCTTACTTCGTAATTTTGATGGCTTCATTTATTGAGCGATCAAAATCATCTGCATTTTAAACAAAGTCAAACATTGTAACTAGACAGATGGTAAAACTAACCAAATAATTAAAAGATTATACTGAAAAAGGCATATTCCAATCATCAAAGTCATATGCATTGTAAAAAAAGGCAAATCTTGTAACTAGACTGATGGTGAAACTAACCAAATAATTAAGTGATTAGATTGAAAAGGTTTCCAATCATCACAAACACAAGTGTATGCGCAAAGCGGCAAAGATTCGGAACATGGAAAATTTGGACTGTCCACCACATCCCCAtatggtttgaatttaatttcgGAGCTAGTTACTGCAATCACTGTTGAAGTTAACTAATGTAGATAATTTCGTAAGAAACCCAACAAGAATTTACCTGGAAGTTGGGCCAACATATTTAGAATAAAAATCATCTTTTCTTTACTTTTTTCTTTCAGTAGTTACACCTATGCTATTGAGTGCATTTTAGTGCACCAATATATTTCCCAGCACAAGCAGGATTTAGATGAGTACATTATCAAGGGACGTGCCACTGAATACCAACATTTTTCATAAGACCAGTCGAACCTTAAATCGCAGCCTTCCTATTTAATCGATATAGGTCAGGATGACATGGATACACTTAAAGTCAAGCTTTCTTATAGTGATTTGCATTTACGCTATCATTATGACATCAAGTATGCTGTTAACTTCTTAAGAACCAAGGGCTCACACTAACAAGCGGCTACACTTAGGATGCCGATAAGGGCATTGATATAACAATGAAAAAATGATGAAAGTGTTTCGGATATCCAACCGAGAGAATAATTAAGGGGTGTTATTCGGATATAAATCACTAAGATGTTAAATTCAAAAATACCACCCAGTGTGAGCTGACAAATTCGACCCCAAAGGCTTAATTCAGTACTGAAGCTTACCAAATGTGTAAGTCACAGGCTTTCTATCACGGAGAGAGCGGCCAGTGGTGAGTCCATCTGATGTCAAGTAGCTATCAAGAAGGAGGGCTTCTCTCTGTTGTTTTTTGAGCAACCTCTCTTTCTTCTGCGTGAATCACAAACAGTTGATTAACAGGCTAAAAAATCAATCCTCTAGCAAAACAAATCTATCAGGTTGAGTTGAACAAGCCACACACTTTATGGATCTTTTCTATCTCTGGAAGATATTCGATCTTCAGCTTCTTTCCAAGGGAAACCTCTGTCCTGTTCCGGCTTGAAAAGAGTTTTTCCTAAACAGCGAAGGACATGAAAGAAGCTAAATCAATAAGCATCAACGTAAACAGATAAGAATGAAAAACGATGGTAAGAAGGCAATGGTACCATCTGACTAATATCTCATGCCCACATTTTATTCCAAGTAAAGTTAGTAAACCATATTCTTTTCAATCATAGAAGCTAGCCAACAGATGGTTACAACTTACAAGGGCACTATGCAAATATTGACACGTTATTTAGATGTTGACACATGGGTTGCAGGATAGGAGCATAGGACTATAACTTGGCTGACACAAACATGGTATTTAAAACATATGCACTGTGCAGACAATGAAACTATAGATGGCAAATGAGGAATGGTTCTAATAACCTTATGTAAATTCAATTATTAGGGGAATACTTTAGAAAGATCATGTACCCTGGACACCTTGATGCTAGCAATGTGCTGTTTACCAGTCAGCTGAAaattttttccctttttttatCTTGCATGAGTGGTTGGAACTTATGTAATTCTGTTGCTGAAGAAATGAAATCTGGGTTATATTGTGTTCAAAAAAATTGTTGCGCATGAAAAATAAAAAAGCACTAGTGAAACAAAAGGGGGAAATGTGGCGGGTCCAAATCTAAAAGTAGCATTCCACGTTGTGCATGGTAGCATAACATGTAGACAAAAGATATCTAGAAAAATGCTAAAGCAGGGACTGATAATATCTATATACACTGAAAAAAAATGCTCTAGTTCAACATAACAAAAGAGAAATAGAAAAAGGAAAATTATTGTAAAACAATCAAACCATTTTATTCAATTGTTGTTTTTTCACTGAATCATCTTATTAATGCTTATGCAGATCAATTTAAATATGAATCTGGCTGACACACCAGTGTTTTATAGGCGTCGCCTAGGCATCTAGGCGGACCCAGCTCGCCTTGGGCAACAGCCACGCCTTGTCGCCTAGGCGTCCAGGCATACCCAGCTCGCCTTGTCGCTTTTAAAACACTGATACACCAAATTCTACGTCCACCATCATTCCCTCTATTTCGGGACAGAAAGTTCTTTGCCATCTAAGAGCCAAATCACAAAGTGGTGCAAACAAGCTAAGGAAGAAACCTCAATTCTGTGGACATCTAAGTGTAAACTATCGCCAATAGCTATTTTGATACGACAGAACAAAACCCAATTCACAATCCTCACATCCAGTTTATAATTCTCTACATATTACATGATGAAATTACAATACATCATTAGCACATGAACAATCAACACTAactatatttttataattataacAGGAGGGAATGGCACAATAATTCACTGTGGGGGCAGACATGAGAAATTCAAAAGTCAAAACTTACTGCAACATCATCAAACTCGTCAAAGCTTGACGCGACAGTTTCCCACTGATAGGACATAACTGAAATAGCTGAAGATCCTCCTTTTCCCCTGGATCTCTTTCCTGGCTCCTTCTTAACCTGTTCCACTCGTCTAATCTCACGATACAATCTATGTCCGAGAATCTCATCATCTTCATACCTGTTTTGTACGCCTTTGCATGAAATAAAAACCAAGAAATTCTTTCCATTCAAGATAAATAAATCTACGCACCAGTATGAGATTCCAAGGGAATCTCCACCAATCCGTTCTTTGCGAAAGGTAGATAGGTCATGACCATTCTTGAGGGAACTGTCAATGAAGTTCCGTATATCCTCTTGCTGCAAAATTATGCTTGATATTCAGGTATGTTATCAAAAAAAATAACTTGCAGCTAATGTCAAAGAAAAATGCAACCTATTTCCACACACATACAATCAGCTAATGTCAAAGGCACTTACTAGCTGCAACATTTATGGTCGATAGAGAATTCTTTTCTAGCAGCATCTTCTCTTTAAAATTTAAAAGTTCATACTTAACAGAGTTTGAAAACACTGCAAGTGTGTTGATATTTACCCACTATAAGGAAACAAGCTCTCCGAATAACTGAATCTGCAATGCTGGGACTAAAATTGATATACACAACTAGGACTGTACTACACCACAAGAAGTGAGGCAAGAGTATATAAACAGAAAGGCTAAAACGTTTAATTCTCGGCAAAACTTACCTCAACACGAATATCGCATATTGCTTTCAAGATTACTAAACGAGTCGCTGGTTCTAGTGTTT is part of the Panicum hallii strain FIL2 chromosome 2, PHallii_v3.1, whole genome shotgun sequence genome and encodes:
- the LOC112882275 gene encoding basic proline-rich protein isoform X3; this translates as MKEKGEQPVMFGHLGPPKRRPAAEEDDRANPKPEDSVYYHPTLNPSGAPPPGKPPMYKSSIGPRIPLPSSSNAGASSSMSESEADPSTLPPPPPPPPLPATSEPIDPSAPFPLPPLPPPPPPPPKPVSDSALPSLPPPPPPPPGPPPREPVSGHTVLLPPPPPPQRSSGANESMTDSAQPSLQPSVVLPPPPPPPGLPPKSNDVEAAGTSKDTPGFKQDTTARVLPPPLPPQSSNLPPLPPRPPLQPDMVAPGAMRFPPPPPPPDSRPQFMAPGVTRPPPPPPGLPPAQMPMPPYGVLPGPPPMPRPPFLPGPPMHPEEFAAFGPRPQLPQQPSYVKSAAPTVVKRPLAQHTPELTAMVPASVRVKRESALPKPKPKAQQQQQQSSTPSISKPSVTLIRSDARPSSSAPKPPSMDDSYMAFLEDMKELGALDG
- the LOC112881931 gene encoding HIPL1 protein-like — encoded protein: MRPSAVTGAVLVAAVLLLVAIRDGHCAQLCMESTFPRTINGSLSFCGYNGTSCCNATDDAAVQKQFAAMNISGTPCGDIVKNILCARCNPYAGELFTVTTTTRTVPLLCSTTGVSSRLSTKPAAAATTDYCSQVWDTCKDVRIPGSPFQAPKGGAAAPKLTDVWQSVSEFCGALGGSGKSPCLDGEGAAFNDTRPPLPVNGMCLERIGNGSYLNMAAHPDGSNRVFLSNQAGKVFLATVPAQGSGKTLQLDVATPFLDITDEVHFDNEFGLMGLAFHPDFATNGRFFVSYNCDKTKSASCAGRCACNSDIGCDPAKLGSDNGAQPCQYQTVIAEYTANATSDTPATATSANPKEVRRIMTLGLPFTTHHGGQILFGPSDGYMYFAMGDGGSVGDPWNFAQNKKSILGKIIRIDVNTMPSGNTTAGWGNYGIPKDNPSSADPSFAPEVFALGFKNPWRCSFDSGKPSYMYCADVGHKVYEEVDLIMKGGNYGWRVFEGTQPYKPLSTPGGNTSAASIDAIGPVMGYAHSSVNSNVGSASITGGYVYRSTVDPCLNGRYLYADLYAKSMWAGTESPEGSGLYNVTGLTFSCSKSSPIPCDVAAGSALPSLGYIFSFGEDNAKDVYLLTSKGVYRVVDPAQCSYACPIKSSAPGASPSSAVRARAPALATLLNCALLALLSLLSV
- the LOC112880509 gene encoding DDT domain-containing protein DDR4 translates to MASASASPSPASPGSHPNPNPSPDADPRSDHPMPDAGGASDGASPASPEKREEEEEGAEAPPGKAGRRAAPPVEEEQPAPRKTRLPRACNSKPKPPPPPPPERPRRRAAAAAAGADDTPQCRVVTPLVSEPEAPAELPRWRLRCMWELGSVLNFLHVFRPLLNITAEFTAEDLEAALITPNEILDDVHMPLLKSIPPVTRMAMGRGTWVTVLCRKLKDWWHWVAEGDLPIVASHGTEIETYKTLEPATRLVILKAICDIRVEQEDIRNFIDSSLKNGHDLSTFRKERIGGDSLGISYWYEDDEILGHRLYREIRRVEQVKKEPGKRSRGKGGSSAISVMSYQWETVASSFDEFDDVAEKLFSSRNRTEVSLGKKLKIEYLPEIEKIHKKKERLLKKQQREALLLDSYLTSDGLTTGRSLRDRKPVTYTFDDFDRSINEAIKITKKREENSAEPVTTTTTTNRRVLPLRSEAASNGKLNGPSPTANDSFDGNSSKSDDYRDSEGEQENEALDRSNRRRKRSQRYTQDFVEAVSDIDPNFDSDDDIMGEAVYDEEYLRSRKQQKASSASEEDEEFRLEEDADDDDEEEEEYSLSTSEDIEEPQRHKKLEARGRRGTKLRSVDEIQSGLRRSKRSSRPRINYRQYDFSDSDTEAGKARKSDASDPDAGSDAENDMELSTSSQEQEEEEEDDSPDEQNGNNVNDKMEEDHAVAENKVEPDEEQQEQQQQQPIEKMDAPSRESESVGRTFLDLNELAPGGGFDDGPSLTVKDDMDNS